The following proteins come from a genomic window of Mustelus asterias chromosome 1, sMusAst1.hap1.1, whole genome shotgun sequence:
- the tlr1 gene encoding toll-like receptor 1 isoform X1, with protein sequence MVNILSFVWILIFKTCCNLCFPTENDVVVNNSSSSLSTVPKDLPGLTQILDLSQNNITEIHMQDFASLHQLKSLNLSSNKIRNLDTALFRSNQKLKYLDLSKNEISNIECHFLLNVISLKYLDISNNNFFSLTLGKAFSFLKDLEYLGLGSRKAIKLQKNDFKEISGIQLQEVSIGLETLLEYDPGSLQVLRTAKLHIVLPSIKHTGLLERVMYDAFNISHALELSNIECCQDCNQISVNIDCCQYCSQTSTSECCQDCNHYNNSFKILEKFSKVTNLSLQHLKLDWQTFTSVSKYIWASKVKNFNVFNMTVCKVINSQFECSERTLKTLVIRQINILPFYFSQNIIYDFFDAIKVEKLTIWESGMIILTCPSKGNTYKFIDLSDNSVTSKFFFQDCQNLNLLETLILQQNKFDQLFKVSNMTKHMKSLKYLDVSQNQLILDESRVCPWTNSLIKLNLSSNRLTNLVFTCLPSNLEILDVQKNDIESVPKTLNNLNMLKELYLGANKLANPPDCSKFINLEILFVEANAFHEPSSSFLQSCQRLTVLNAASNPFTCTCNLRDFIKMKENTHIEMIGWPKSYRCAYPDNLKGTLLKDFHLSEVTCSTTLLLVIVLGSMSALTIVIGLMCHFLDLPWYLRMTWQWTQMKRRAMKTDSHQLSENLVYHAFVSYSQHDFSWVKGQLLPNLEERGSPLRICLHERNFIPGKGIIENIINCIEKSYNSIFVLSPNFIQSEWCHYELYFAQHQVLSEQSDNLILIVLEPIPQYLIPSKYYKLKSLMAKKTYLEWPSDKNKQRLFWANLQAAIGINLTAASEDFSCVNTDQ encoded by the coding sequence ATGGTCAACATTCTCTCTTTTGTctggattttaatatttaaaacctGCTGCAATTTGTGTTTTCCCACAGAAAATGATGTTGTCGTAAACAATTCATCCTCCTCACTGTCTACTGTCCCAAAGGACCTACCAGGTCTCACACAAATATTGGATTTATCACAAAACAACATTACTGAGATTCATATGCAAGATTTTGCTTCTCTTCACCAATTGAAAAGCTTGAATTTGTCCTCCAATAAGATCAGAAACTTAGACACTGCTTTGTTCAGGTCCAATCAAAAGCTGAAATATTTAGATCTTTCCAAGAATGAAATTTCGAATATCGAATGTCACTTTTTACTTAATGTTATCTCTCTCAAATATTTGGATATTTCTAACAATAATTTTTTTAGTCTGACACTTGGAAAAGCATTTAGCTTCCTGAAAGATCTGGAATATTTAGGATTAGGAAGTAGGAAAGCAATAAAGTTACAGAAAAATGATTTCAAAGAAATTTCAGGAATACAGTTGCAGGAAGTTTCGATTGGATTAGAAACATTGTTGGAGTATGACCCTGGTTCGTTACAGGTTTTGAGAACAGCAAAACTCCATATTGTTTTGCCATCTATTAAACATACAGGTTTACTTGAAAGGGTCATGTATGATGCCTTCAACATATCTCATGCTTTAGAACTATCGAACATTGAATGCTGCCAAGATTGCAACCAAATTTCAGTCAACATTGACTGCTGCCAATATTGCAGCCAAACATCAACTAGTGAATGCTGCCAAGATTGCAACCATTATAATAACAGTTTTAAAATACTGGAAAAATTCTCAAAAGTCACAAACCTATCTTTACAACATTTAAAACTGGACTGGCAAACTTTCACTAGTGTATCAAAATATATTTGGGCTTCAAAGGTTAAaaatttcaatgtttttaatATGACAGTATGCAAAGTTATAAACTCTCAGTTTGAGTGTTCGGAAAGAACATTGAAGACATTAGTAATAAGGCAAATAAACATCTTACCTTTCTATTTCAGTCAGAACATTATATATGATTTCTTTGATGCGATAAAGGTTGAAAAGCTGACGATTTGGGAATCTGGAATGATTATCCTGACTTGCCCAAGCAAAGGAAACACTTATAAATTCATTGACCTTTCCGATAATTCAGTTACCAGTAAATTTTTTTTTCAAGACTGCCAGAACCTAAATTTGTTGGAGACTCTTATTTTACAACAGAATAAGTTTGATCAGTTATTTAAAGTGAGCAACATGACCAAACATATGAAATCTCTGAAGTACTTGGATGTGAGTCAAAATCAACTTATTCTTGATGAGAGTAGAGTTTGTCCTTGGACCAACAGTTTGATAAAGCTGAACCTATCCTCAAACAGACTTACAAATTTGGTTTTCACATGCTTACCCAGTAACTTAGAGATCCTTGATGTGCAGAAAAATGATATTGAAAGTGTTCCCAAAACGTTGAACAACCTAAATATGCTGAAGGAATTATATCTTGGTGCCAATAAGCTGGCTAATCCTCCTGACTGCAGCAAATTTATTAATCTTGAGATCTTGTTTGTCGAAGCAAATGCATTTCATGAACCTTCAAGCAGCTTTCTTCAAAGTTGCCAAAGACTGACTGTGCTGAATGCTGCCTCCAATCCATTTACATGTACCTGCAATCTGAGAGACTTTATTAAGATGAAGGAAAACACCCACATAGAGATGATAGGATGGCCAAAGTCCTATCGCTGTGCCTATCCAGACAACCTTAAAGGAACATTATTGAAGGACTTCCATTTATCAGAAGTGACATGCAGCACAACTCTCTTGCTGGTAATTGTACTGGGTAGTATGAGTGCATTGACAATTGTAATTGGGCTTATGTGTCATTTTTTGGACTTGCCCTGGTACTTGAGGATGACTTGGCAATGGACCCAGATGAAACGAAGAGCTATGAAGACTGACTCCCATCAGTTATCTGAAAATTTGGTCTATCATGCTTTTGTATCCTACAGCCAACATGATTTCAGCTGGGTGAAGGGACAGCTGCTACCAAATCTAGAAGAGAGAGGCAGCCCGTTACGAATCTGTCTTCATGAAAGAAACTTTATTCCAGGCAAAGGTATTATTGAAAACATAATCAACTGTATAGAGAAGAGTTACAACTCAATATTTGTTTTATCGCCTAACTTCATTCAGAGTGAGTGGTGCCATTATGAGCTTTACTTTGCGCAACACCAGGTGTTAAGTGAACAGTCTGATAACTTGATACTGATTGTTTTGGAGCCAATCCCTCAGTACCTAATCCCATCTAAATATTATAAATTAAAATCACTTATGGCAAAGAAGACTTACTTAGAATGGCCTAGCGACAAGAACAAGCAGAGACTATTCTGGGCCAATCTGCAGGCCGCAATAGGAATAAACCTGACTGCTGCATCAGAGGATTTTTCTTGTGTAAATACTGACCAATAA
- the tlr1 gene encoding toll-like receptor 1 isoform X2: MVNILSFVWILIFKTCCNLCFPTENDVVVNNSSSSLSTVPKDLPGLTQILDLSQNNITEIHMQDFASLHQLKSLNLSSNKIRNLDTALFRSNQKLKYLDLSKNEISNIECHFLLNVISLKYLDISNNNFFSLTLGKAFSFLKDLEYLGLGSRKAIKLQKNDFKEISGIQLQEVSIGLETLLEYDPGSLQVLRTAKLHIVLPSIKHTGLLERVMYDAFNISHALELSNIECCQDCNQISVNIDCCQYCSQTSTSECCQDCNHYNNSFKILEKFSKVTNLSLQHLKLDWQTFTSVSKYIWASKVKNFNVFNMTVCKVINSQFECSERTLKTLVIRQINILPFYFSQNIIYDFFDAIKVEKLTIWESGMIILTCPSKGNTYKFIDLSDNSVTSKFFFQDCQNLNLLETLILQQNKFDQLFKVSNMTKHMKSLKYLDVSQNQLILDESRVCPWTNSLIKLNLSSNRLTNLVFTCLPSNLEILDVQKNDIESVPKTLNNLNMLKELYLGANKLANPPDCSKFINLEILFVEANAFHEPSSSFLQSCQRLTVLNAASNPFTCTCNLRDFIKMKENTHIEMIGWPKSYRCAYPDNLKGTLLKDFHLSEVTCSTTLLLVIVLGSMSALTIVIGLMCHFLDLPWYLRMTWQWTQMKRRAMKTDSHQLSENLVYHAFVSYSQHDFSWVKGQLLPNLEERGSPLRICLHERNFIPGKGVTRGAETWY; this comes from the coding sequence ATGGTCAACATTCTCTCTTTTGTctggattttaatatttaaaacctGCTGCAATTTGTGTTTTCCCACAGAAAATGATGTTGTCGTAAACAATTCATCCTCCTCACTGTCTACTGTCCCAAAGGACCTACCAGGTCTCACACAAATATTGGATTTATCACAAAACAACATTACTGAGATTCATATGCAAGATTTTGCTTCTCTTCACCAATTGAAAAGCTTGAATTTGTCCTCCAATAAGATCAGAAACTTAGACACTGCTTTGTTCAGGTCCAATCAAAAGCTGAAATATTTAGATCTTTCCAAGAATGAAATTTCGAATATCGAATGTCACTTTTTACTTAATGTTATCTCTCTCAAATATTTGGATATTTCTAACAATAATTTTTTTAGTCTGACACTTGGAAAAGCATTTAGCTTCCTGAAAGATCTGGAATATTTAGGATTAGGAAGTAGGAAAGCAATAAAGTTACAGAAAAATGATTTCAAAGAAATTTCAGGAATACAGTTGCAGGAAGTTTCGATTGGATTAGAAACATTGTTGGAGTATGACCCTGGTTCGTTACAGGTTTTGAGAACAGCAAAACTCCATATTGTTTTGCCATCTATTAAACATACAGGTTTACTTGAAAGGGTCATGTATGATGCCTTCAACATATCTCATGCTTTAGAACTATCGAACATTGAATGCTGCCAAGATTGCAACCAAATTTCAGTCAACATTGACTGCTGCCAATATTGCAGCCAAACATCAACTAGTGAATGCTGCCAAGATTGCAACCATTATAATAACAGTTTTAAAATACTGGAAAAATTCTCAAAAGTCACAAACCTATCTTTACAACATTTAAAACTGGACTGGCAAACTTTCACTAGTGTATCAAAATATATTTGGGCTTCAAAGGTTAAaaatttcaatgtttttaatATGACAGTATGCAAAGTTATAAACTCTCAGTTTGAGTGTTCGGAAAGAACATTGAAGACATTAGTAATAAGGCAAATAAACATCTTACCTTTCTATTTCAGTCAGAACATTATATATGATTTCTTTGATGCGATAAAGGTTGAAAAGCTGACGATTTGGGAATCTGGAATGATTATCCTGACTTGCCCAAGCAAAGGAAACACTTATAAATTCATTGACCTTTCCGATAATTCAGTTACCAGTAAATTTTTTTTTCAAGACTGCCAGAACCTAAATTTGTTGGAGACTCTTATTTTACAACAGAATAAGTTTGATCAGTTATTTAAAGTGAGCAACATGACCAAACATATGAAATCTCTGAAGTACTTGGATGTGAGTCAAAATCAACTTATTCTTGATGAGAGTAGAGTTTGTCCTTGGACCAACAGTTTGATAAAGCTGAACCTATCCTCAAACAGACTTACAAATTTGGTTTTCACATGCTTACCCAGTAACTTAGAGATCCTTGATGTGCAGAAAAATGATATTGAAAGTGTTCCCAAAACGTTGAACAACCTAAATATGCTGAAGGAATTATATCTTGGTGCCAATAAGCTGGCTAATCCTCCTGACTGCAGCAAATTTATTAATCTTGAGATCTTGTTTGTCGAAGCAAATGCATTTCATGAACCTTCAAGCAGCTTTCTTCAAAGTTGCCAAAGACTGACTGTGCTGAATGCTGCCTCCAATCCATTTACATGTACCTGCAATCTGAGAGACTTTATTAAGATGAAGGAAAACACCCACATAGAGATGATAGGATGGCCAAAGTCCTATCGCTGTGCCTATCCAGACAACCTTAAAGGAACATTATTGAAGGACTTCCATTTATCAGAAGTGACATGCAGCACAACTCTCTTGCTGGTAATTGTACTGGGTAGTATGAGTGCATTGACAATTGTAATTGGGCTTATGTGTCATTTTTTGGACTTGCCCTGGTACTTGAGGATGACTTGGCAATGGACCCAGATGAAACGAAGAGCTATGAAGACTGACTCCCATCAGTTATCTGAAAATTTGGTCTATCATGCTTTTGTATCCTACAGCCAACATGATTTCAGCTGGGTGAAGGGACAGCTGCTACCAAATCTAGAAGAGAGAGGCAGCCCGTTACGAATCTGTCTTCATGAAAGAAACTTTATTCCAGGCAAAG